The Desulfofundulus salinus genome includes the window TTCCTCGGCGACGACGGCGAAGCCGCGGCCCTGTTCCCCAGCACGGGCGGCTTCGATGGCAGCGTTCAGGGCCAGCAGGTTCGTCTGGTCGGCGATCTGGGTGATCAAGTCTACTATCTGGGTAATCTGGCCCGCGGTCTGGTTGAGAGCATTGATGGCGGAAGAAACGTTGGCGCTTGCCTGCTCAATGGCCTTCATCTGCCCGATAACCCGCTCGACACCCCTGGCACCTTCAGCGGCCCGGGCCGCAGCCTGTTCAGCCGCCGCTGAAACCTTCTGCACATTTTCGGTTACCTGTTCGACGGTCGAGGCCATTTCGCTCATGGTGGCGGCCGTTTCGTTCGCCCCGGCGGCGGTCTGCTCGGCCTGGGTGGCGAGCTGGGAGGCCGAGTCGGCCACCTGCTTGGACGTTTGGACTACCTGGCCAATGATCTCGCGCAAGTTTGTGCGCATGCGGTTGAAAGCCTCCGCCAAACGGGCAATCTCGTCCCGGGTGCGCACCACCAGTTCCTCGCCCGTGAGGTCACCTTCAGCGATACGGCCCGCTTCGCGGACGGTGGCCAGAATCGGACGGGTGATCATGCGAGTTATAAACACTGCCATGAGGAGCCCGGCGACCAGGGCAAGGACGCCCATAAGGATGACCAGAGAGCGGCCACGGGCGGCATAGGCCTGCATGTTATTCACGGCGTCCCCGGTCTTTTGTTCATTTTCCATAATCAGTTCGACCAGAATCTTTTCAACGTCGTCGGCATACGAAGCGACGCTTAGTGCTACGGCAACTGCTTCCTGAAACTTACCTTCCTTGGCCAGAGGAATTGCATAGACGGCAATCTGCCGGTCGTATTCAGTGACCTCGGCGAGCACTGTTTTCAATTTGGGCCGGGCCTGGGCAGTACAGTTATTTAGTCGTTTCCCCAGAAGGGTCTTCGTGTTCTCGATATCCTTTTGGTATTCGTTTAAGTATTTCTCGTCGCCATAGAGAAGGTAAGCCCGCAGATCTCTTGATGCTTCCTTGAAGGCGTCGGCGATCTGGTAGTCAAGACTGAGGCGTACCACCTGCTGATCGACATTGGCGGCATTCGAGATCGTATTCCCCATTATGAGCGACGACTGTATTGCCACGGCAGCCATGAAAAGAAGCAGCAAAACGAAACCGCCGCCGATTTTCATCCCAATAGACATTCTCATTTCAAGATCCCCCTTTGTATTAAGTTCAAGCAATTGAACTCAGATTGATGACAAATCACATCGTGCCCGGCCTATTGACGATGCCCTGCAGAATGTCGCCGTTAACGCCCACCACCTCGGGCGTCTTCAGTTCGTTTTCACGGTACGTGTGTACTTCCAAATCGCGATCTACCGTTAGGCCGAAGAGCCTGTCCAAAACTTTAACCAGAATGATCCGCGTATACTGATCCTTGGAAACGTCGCTCTTCCCAGGAACTCAGCACTTTAAATAAAGGGCGGCCGAAAATAAACAACTCGAACTCCTCACGCAATCCCAGTTCCTTTATGGCGTAAACACGTATGGCCAGGTCTTTACGGACAAGCTCATCCAGCCTGGCCAGGGTTTTCGATTTATCCGTTCCCCGGGACAGGTTGGAGAGCAACTCTTCAACCTCCTGGCAGGGACATTCCCGCTCATGCATCTCGATAACCTCAAGAATCGGGTCCCGGGGGTTGATAATGTCGGCGCGTACGATGGTGTTTCTGCCCACCACGCCTTCCAGCGCCGAGGTATCCCAGCATTTTAAAAGCCGGCATTCCAGCAGGCGGTGCTCGTAAATGGTGCACGCAGAGCTTTTTTCATCAAAAAAGCAGCAGGACCATTCCTTCCCTTTCCCGCGTACCTTGACCAGTTCCCGCGGTGCCGGTTTGAGAGCGTCCAGGAGTGGATCGAACACCAATTCACCCTTCCTGATGGTTATCAAGTCCTGATGCCCTACATATCCAGCCAAAAGGAGTTCCTTGTCTTCATGGTGGAGAGTCGGGCCGCCTTTCAAGCAACAGGTGCCACAACGTATACAGGAGTCCCTGTTAATTTTTTGCACCTTCTTTCTGCAAAATGTTGTTGCAAAAGGTCTTTTTACTTTTATTCGCTTCTTTGCCGGAAAATCCTTGAACAACTCCCCCGCCCGGGTGCATATATTGTCGGCTGACGGATTCTTCTACCAGCCCCGGGTGCATATAATGTACTACTCAACACTGGGAATGTACAAATCCGGCTTGTGGATCTGTTCCACGGCAAAGGAGTGAGACTATGGACTTCCTGAAGAGGCTGGAAGAACACCGGTCCCTGGAAAAGGAACTGGCCTGGGAGGGTACATTCCAGGAGTATTTGCAGATAGTTAAGGAACGTCCCTGGGTATGCCAGCTTGCCCACGCCCGGATCTACAACATGATCAAGGACGCCGGGGTAGAAGAGATAGATGGTGTTAAGCGCTATAAATTTTTCTCCAGTGAACTCTTCGGCCTGGATAGGACCCTGGAAAAACTGGTGGAGGAATACTTCCACCCGGCCGCCCGGCGGCTGGACGTGCGCAAGCGCATCCTCTTGCTGATGGGACCGGTGAGCGGCGGCAAATCCACCCTGGTGGCCATGTTAAAGAGGGGCCTGGAGCAGTACAGCCGCACCGACCGGGGGGCCCTTTACGGCATTAAAGGTTGCCCCATGCACGAAGAACCCCTGCATTTAATCCCCAGGGAGCTGAGGCCGGAATTTGAGAAGGAATACGGCGTTTACGTGGAAGGTGAGCTCTGCCCCTACTGCCGCATGATGCTGGAAACGGAATACGACGGCAGGATTGAAAATGTAAGAGTGGAAAGGATTTTCCTGTCTGAAGAAAACCGGGTGGGCATAGGCACCTTCACTCCTTCCGACCCCAAGTCCCAGGACATTGCCGACCTCACCGGCAGCGTGGACTTCTCCACCATTGCTGAGTACGGTTCAGAGTCGGACCCCCGGGCCTACCGGTTTGACGGCGAGCTGAACATTGCCAACCGGGGCATCATGGAGTTTCAGGAAATGCTAAAATGTGACGAAAAATTCCTGTGGAACCTCCTAAGTCTTTCCCAGGAAGGAAACTTCAAGGCCGGCCGTTTTGCCCTGATCTACGCCGACGAAATGATCGTGGCCCACACCAATGAAAACGAGTACAAGGCCTTTATCAGCAACAAGAAAAACGAAGCCCTGCATTCCCGCATCATTGTCATGAAGATTCCCTACAACCTGCGGGTAAGCGATGAAGTCAAAATTTACGAAAAACTCATCCGCCAGAGCGACCTGAAAGACATTCATATTGCTCCCCACGCCCTGCGGGTGGCGGCCATCTTCTCCGTTCTCTCAAGGCTGAAGGATAGCA containing:
- a CDS encoding methyl-accepting chemotaxis protein, coding for MRMSIGMKIGGGFVLLLLFMAAVAIQSSLIMGNTISNAANVDQQVVRLSLDYQIADAFKEASRDLRAYLLYGDEKYLNEYQKDIENTKTLLGKRLNNCTAQARPKLKTVLAEVTEYDRQIAVYAIPLAKEGKFQEAVAVALSVASYADDVEKILVELIMENEQKTGDAVNNMQAYAARGRSLVILMGVLALVAGLLMAVFITRMITRPILATVREAGRIAEGDLTGEELVVRTRDEIARLAEAFNRMRTNLREIIGQVVQTSKQVADSASQLATQAEQTAAGANETAATMSEMASTVEQVTENVQKVSAAAEQAAARAAEGARGVERVIGQMKAIEQASANVSSAINALNQTAGQITQIVDLITQIADQTNLLALNAAIEAARAGEQGRGFAVVAEEVRKLAEQSASAAKEIYELITTIQNESRKAVEVMAAGAAEVTEGSRVINEVGANIKAINLAIEDVARQVQEVAAAAEEMSAGVQNVVGTTEEQTSAMEEVSASTEELTALAGELDRLAVRFRM
- a CDS encoding YkgJ family cysteine cluster protein — protein: MQKINRDSCIRCGTCCLKGGPTLHHEDKELLLAGYVGHQDLITIRKGELVFDPLLDALKPAPRELVKVRGKGKEWSCCFFDEKSSACTIYEHRLLECRLLKCWDTSALEGVVGRNTIVRADIINPRDPILEVIEMHERECPCQEVEELLSNLSRGTDKSKTLARLDELVRKDLAIRVYAIKELGLREEFELFIFGRPLFKVLSSWEERRFQGSVYADHSG
- a CDS encoding PrkA family serine protein kinase gives rise to the protein MDFLKRLEEHRSLEKELAWEGTFQEYLQIVKERPWVCQLAHARIYNMIKDAGVEEIDGVKRYKFFSSELFGLDRTLEKLVEEYFHPAARRLDVRKRILLLMGPVSGGKSTLVAMLKRGLEQYSRTDRGALYGIKGCPMHEEPLHLIPRELRPEFEKEYGVYVEGELCPYCRMMLETEYDGRIENVRVERIFLSEENRVGIGTFTPSDPKSQDIADLTGSVDFSTIAEYGSESDPRAYRFDGELNIANRGIMEFQEMLKCDEKFLWNLLSLSQEGNFKAGRFALIYADEMIVAHTNENEYKAFISNKKNEALHSRIIVMKIPYNLRVSDEVKIYEKLIRQSDLKDIHIAPHALRVAAIFSVLSRLKDSKKQGMDIVKKMKLYDGEDVEGFKQKDVTELQNEAPEEGMSGVDPRYVINRLSSALIRTSTRCINALDVLRALKDGLDQHPSITREEKERLLNFISIARKEYDEMAKKEVQKAFVYSYEESARILFDNYLDNVEAYCNGTKLKDPITDEELDPDEKLMRSIEEQIGVSENAKKSFREEILIRLSSYARKGKKFDYTCHERLREAVEKKLFADLKDVVKITTSTKTPDAEQLKRINEVSNKLISEYGYCAVCANELLKYVGSLLNR